In Phaeobacter inhibens DSM 16374, the following proteins share a genomic window:
- a CDS encoding Lrp/AsnC family transcriptional regulator — MTVRIDGTDRKILAELQRDAGQSLDEIARRVGSSKTPVWNRIRKLREGGVIGRQTMVLDAEALGFEACFFVLIRTSAHEAEWQAKFLKALQDRPEVQEAHRLAGDIDYILKVRVKNARAYDNFYQALISEVRVHNVTALLSMEEIKSTTLLPLEAIAEE; from the coding sequence ATGACAGTGCGGATCGACGGCACGGACAGGAAAATTCTGGCGGAGCTGCAACGCGATGCAGGCCAGTCGCTGGATGAAATCGCCCGCCGTGTGGGCAGTTCCAAGACCCCGGTTTGGAATCGTATTCGCAAACTGCGCGAGGGGGGGGTCATTGGGCGCCAGACCATGGTGCTGGATGCCGAGGCGCTGGGATTTGAGGCGTGTTTCTTTGTGCTGATCCGCACCTCGGCCCATGAGGCAGAATGGCAGGCCAAGTTCCTGAAGGCGCTGCAGGATCGCCCGGAGGTGCAGGAGGCGCACCGGCTGGCGGGGGATATTGATTACATCCTGAAGGTGCGGGTGAAGAACGCCCGTGCCTATGACAACTTCTATCAGGCGCTGATCTCCGAGGTGCGGGTGCATAATGTCACGGCACTCCTGTCGATGGAGGAGATCAAATCCACCACCCTGCTGCCGCTTGAGGCCATCGCAGAGGAATAA
- the cobA gene encoding uroporphyrinogen-III C-methyltransferase, giving the protein MTGPAPTTPPAPHPMRSDICGPASSALVAGEVAFAGSGPGDPDLLTLKVARALLQADVILFDRLVSAEIMALAGPQAQLEDVGKEGFGPQVSQEEICVRMLAHARAGKKVLRLKSGDPTVYGRLDEELTACEAAGVAYQILPGITAASAAVASIGQSLTQRGRNASVRFLTGHDMKGFADHDWATLARPGEVAAIYMGKKSARFVQGRLIMHGADRATPMTIVENASRANQRVIETTLERLPTDLAAAELTGPALTFLGLAPRASAQALTNLKLELA; this is encoded by the coding sequence ATGACCGGTCCAGCCCCAACCACACCCCCTGCACCGCACCCGATGCGGAGCGACATCTGTGGTCCTGCCTCCTCAGCTCTGGTGGCTGGTGAGGTCGCCTTTGCAGGCTCCGGCCCCGGTGACCCTGATCTTCTGACCCTGAAGGTGGCGCGCGCGCTGTTGCAGGCGGATGTGATCCTGTTTGACCGTCTGGTCAGCGCCGAGATCATGGCGCTGGCAGGCCCGCAGGCCCAGCTGGAGGACGTCGGCAAGGAGGGGTTTGGCCCACAGGTCAGCCAGGAAGAAATCTGCGTCCGCATGCTGGCCCATGCCCGCGCGGGCAAGAAAGTGCTGCGCCTGAAATCCGGCGACCCGACCGTCTATGGCCGTCTCGATGAGGAACTCACCGCCTGCGAGGCTGCCGGCGTCGCCTATCAGATCCTGCCGGGTATTACTGCGGCCTCGGCTGCCGTGGCCTCCATCGGCCAGAGCCTGACACAGCGCGGGCGCAATGCCTCGGTACGGTTTCTGACCGGCCACGACATGAAGGGCTTTGCCGATCACGACTGGGCCACTCTCGCCCGTCCGGGTGAGGTTGCCGCCATCTACATGGGCAAGAAATCCGCGCGTTTCGTGCAGGGCCGCCTGATCATGCACGGCGCCGACCGCGCCACGCCGATGACTATTGTTGAAAACGCCTCGCGCGCCAATCAGCGGGTGATTGAAACCACGCTGGAGCGTCTGCCCACCGATCTTGCCGCCGCCGAACTGACCGGCCCGGCGCTGACATTCCTTGGCCTTGCCCCGCGCGCCAGCGCCCAGGCCCTGACAAATTTGAAACTGGAGCTTGCCTGA